From Nitrobacter sp. NHB1, a single genomic window includes:
- a CDS encoding 23S rRNA (adenine(2030)-N(6))-methyltransferase RlmJ, with the protein MNYRHAFHAGNFADVIKHIVLVRILTYLHEKPAAFRVIDTHAGAGVYDLSGEEAGRGGEWLTGIARVMQARFSDAAGALVAPYLDIVRAFNPQRGLRSYPGSPLIARALLRPQDRLVACELEPVARKHLIGALRRDAQANVVDLDGWVALPAFVPPKERRGLVLIDPPFERKDEFERLAGGFAGAFAKWPTGSYLLWYPAKSRRTADDLARRVGAATGGGADRCLRLEFSVAPQTADGPLTSAGLLIVNPPWTLMAELKAILPELEKPLGQGGAARFRLDAIRG; encoded by the coding sequence ATGAACTACCGCCATGCCTTCCACGCCGGTAACTTCGCCGACGTCATCAAGCATATCGTGCTGGTCCGCATCCTGACCTATCTGCACGAGAAGCCGGCTGCGTTCCGCGTCATCGACACCCATGCAGGCGCCGGCGTTTACGATCTCTCCGGCGAGGAGGCGGGACGCGGCGGCGAGTGGCTGACCGGCATTGCGCGGGTGATGCAGGCGCGGTTTTCGGACGCCGCCGGCGCATTGGTCGCGCCCTATCTCGATATCGTCAGGGCCTTCAATCCGCAGCGCGGCCTGCGGTCCTATCCGGGGTCGCCGCTGATCGCACGCGCTTTGCTGCGGCCACAGGACCGGTTGGTCGCGTGCGAACTCGAACCCGTCGCCCGCAAGCACCTGATCGGCGCGCTGCGCCGCGACGCCCAGGCAAACGTCGTCGATCTCGACGGCTGGGTGGCGCTGCCGGCTTTCGTGCCGCCGAAGGAACGGCGCGGGCTGGTGCTGATCGATCCGCCGTTCGAGCGCAAGGACGAGTTCGAACGGCTCGCCGGCGGATTTGCCGGAGCCTTCGCGAAATGGCCGACCGGCAGTTACCTGCTGTGGTATCCGGCGAAAAGCCGCCGGACTGCGGACGATCTGGCCCGCAGGGTCGGCGCTGCCACCGGTGGCGGGGCCGACAGATGCCTGCGGCTGGAATTCAGCGTGGCGCCGCAGACCGCGGACGGGCCGCTCACCTCGGCCGGGCTCCTGATCGTCAACCCGCCGTGGACGCTGATGGCCGAGTTGAAGGCCATCCTTCCCGAACTGGAGAAGCCGCTGGGTCAGGGCGGCGCCGCCAGGTTCAGGCTCGATGCGATCCGGGGCTGA
- a CDS encoding cold-shock protein, translating into MSMTGTVKFFNGERGYGFIKPDDGGRDVFVHITAVELAGLTELSEGQRITFEVEPDKKGKGPKAVNLVLSS; encoded by the coding sequence ATGTCCATGACTGGAACGGTCAAGTTCTTCAACGGGGAGCGCGGCTACGGCTTCATCAAGCCCGACGATGGCGGCCGCGATGTCTTCGTTCATATCACGGCTGTGGAATTGGCCGGATTGACGGAACTGTCCGAAGGACAGCGCATCACGTTCGAGGTCGAGCCGGACAAAAAGGGCAAGGGCCCCAAGGCGGTCAATCTCGTGCTCTCGTCCTGA
- a CDS encoding outer membrane protein, translating to MSETTIAALAAVASMALIGTAQAADFSYRSPYTVNQPLNAYSWAGPYLGGNLGYAWGSVQNSATRPDGVFGGVQAGYNWQSGPLVFGLEGDIQASAADDTFAPWKFSNPWFGTVRGRLGYAFNNVLVYGTGGLAFGALRAETFGLSESHTNAGWTVGVGAEFGIYQNWTAKVEYLYVDLSSSNFTITAAPNSYQFGLVRAGVNYHF from the coding sequence ATGAGCGAGACAACGATCGCAGCATTGGCAGCCGTGGCATCAATGGCGCTGATCGGCACCGCGCAGGCCGCGGATTTCTCTTACCGCTCGCCCTATACCGTCAATCAGCCGCTCAACGCCTATAGCTGGGCGGGCCCGTATCTGGGCGGCAACCTCGGTTATGCCTGGGGCAGCGTCCAGAACAGCGCCACCAGGCCGGACGGCGTGTTCGGCGGCGTGCAGGCCGGCTACAACTGGCAGAGCGGGCCGCTGGTGTTCGGTCTCGAAGGCGACATCCAGGCCAGTGCCGCCGACGATACCTTTGCGCCGTGGAAATTCTCCAATCCGTGGTTCGGCACGGTGCGCGGCCGCCTCGGTTATGCCTTCAACAACGTACTGGTTTACGGCACCGGCGGCCTTGCCTTCGGCGCACTGCGCGCTGAAACGTTTGGCCTGTCGGAATCCCACACCAATGCGGGCTGGACCGTGGGCGTCGGCGCCGAATTCGGCATCTACCAGAACTGGACCGCGAAGGTCGAATATCTCTACGTCGACCTGTCGAGCAGCAACTTCACGATCACCGCCGCTCCCAACAGCTACCAGTTCGGACTGGTCCGCGCCGGCGTGAACTATCACTTCTAA
- the uvrC gene encoding excinuclease ABC subunit UvrC, with protein MTTDSSDPAKPAGPGHLPGSGADTQPGGLATGQDVDPATIETDEDDEARLPDVPDELTDAIAEGPLAVGRAAIAHAVRHAPTSPGVYRMMNAARDVLYVGKAKNVRKRLSSYARPTGQVMRIARMIAATSTVEIVSTGTETEALLLEANLIKQLRPRFNVQLRDDKSFPYILITGDHWAPQILKHRGAQSRPGRYFGPFASAGAVGRTITALQRAFLVRSCTDSFFESRTRPCLLYQIKRCAGPCTGEIDFPGYTALVREATDFLSGRSRAVKEDLARAMEQASDDLAFERAALYRDRLAALSAIQSQQGINPRTLEEADVFAIHQEGGYSCVEVFFFRTGQNWGNRAYFPRAEKSFTPEEVLGAFLAQFYDDKPPPKLILVSHRIEEGELLADALSVKAGHKIGVLTPQRGEKKELVAHALTNAREALGRKLADTATQSRLLQGLASTLGLPQAPRRIEVYDNSHIQGTNAVGAMIVAGPEGFLKNQYRKFNIRSEGLTPGDDYAMMREVLERRFKRLLTQKAATDPDKADESDKDAVPQWPDLAIIDGGLGQLNAARGIFDALGLSQVALMAVAKGPDRDAGRETLFLPDRPAIKLEPRDPVLYFIQRLRDEAHRFVIGSHRKLRRKDIREAGLQEVPGIGPARKRALLHHFGTLKEIERASVADLGKVPGISAESARKIFDFFHARPG; from the coding sequence ATGACGACCGATTCCTCCGATCCCGCAAAGCCGGCCGGACCCGGACACCTGCCTGGTTCCGGGGCGGACACGCAGCCAGGGGGGCTGGCGACGGGACAGGATGTCGATCCCGCAACCATCGAGACCGACGAGGACGACGAGGCGCGGCTGCCCGATGTTCCGGACGAGCTTACCGATGCGATCGCGGAGGGGCCGCTCGCGGTCGGCCGCGCGGCCATCGCGCACGCCGTTCGCCATGCGCCGACCTCGCCCGGCGTCTATCGCATGATGAACGCCGCGCGCGACGTACTCTACGTCGGCAAGGCCAAGAACGTGCGCAAGCGCCTGTCGTCCTATGCGCGGCCGACCGGCCAGGTGATGCGCATCGCGCGCATGATCGCGGCGACGTCCACCGTCGAGATCGTGTCGACCGGGACCGAGACCGAGGCGTTGCTGCTCGAAGCGAACCTGATCAAGCAGTTGCGGCCGCGCTTCAACGTGCAGCTTCGCGACGACAAGTCGTTTCCCTACATCCTGATCACCGGCGACCACTGGGCGCCGCAAATCCTCAAGCATCGCGGCGCGCAGTCGCGGCCGGGGCGCTATTTTGGACCGTTCGCGTCCGCGGGCGCGGTCGGCCGCACCATCACCGCCCTGCAGCGCGCGTTCCTGGTGCGCTCCTGCACCGACTCCTTCTTTGAAAGCCGCACGCGGCCGTGCCTGCTGTACCAGATCAAGCGCTGCGCCGGCCCTTGCACAGGCGAGATCGACTTTCCCGGCTATACGGCGCTGGTTCGCGAGGCGACGGACTTCCTGTCCGGCCGCAGCCGCGCCGTGAAAGAGGATCTGGCCCGCGCGATGGAGCAGGCCTCCGACGATCTTGCTTTCGAGCGCGCGGCGCTCTACCGCGACCGGCTGGCCGCGCTGTCGGCGATCCAGTCGCAGCAGGGGATCAACCCACGCACGCTCGAAGAAGCCGACGTGTTCGCGATCCACCAGGAGGGCGGCTATTCCTGCGTCGAGGTATTTTTCTTCCGCACCGGGCAGAACTGGGGCAACCGAGCCTACTTTCCGCGCGCGGAAAAGTCGTTCACGCCGGAGGAGGTGCTGGGCGCGTTCCTCGCGCAGTTCTACGACGACAAGCCGCCGCCGAAGCTGATTTTGGTCTCGCACCGGATCGAGGAGGGCGAATTGCTGGCCGATGCGCTGTCGGTCAAGGCCGGTCACAAGATCGGGGTTTTGACGCCGCAGCGCGGCGAAAAGAAGGAACTGGTCGCGCACGCGCTGACCAATGCGCGCGAGGCGCTGGGCCGCAAGCTGGCGGATACCGCCACGCAGTCGCGGCTGTTGCAGGGTTTGGCGTCTACCCTCGGCTTGCCGCAGGCGCCGCGACGCATTGAGGTCTACGACAACAGCCACATCCAGGGCACCAATGCGGTCGGGGCGATGATCGTCGCCGGCCCCGAAGGCTTTCTGAAAAACCAGTATCGCAAGTTCAACATCCGCTCCGAGGGTCTGACGCCCGGCGATGACTACGCGATGATGCGTGAGGTGCTGGAACGCCGTTTCAAAAGATTGCTGACGCAGAAAGCCGCGACCGATCCGGACAAGGCCGACGAGTCGGATAAGGATGCGGTGCCGCAATGGCCGGATCTCGCGATCATCGACGGCGGCCTCGGCCAACTCAATGCCGCCAGAGGGATTTTCGATGCGCTGGGGTTGAGTCAGGTCGCGCTGATGGCGGTCGCCAAGGGTCCCGACCGCGATGCCGGCCGCGAAACCCTGTTCCTGCCGGATCGCCCCGCCATCAAGCTCGAACCGCGCGATCCCGTCCTGTATTTCATCCAGCGGCTGCGCGACGAGGCGCATCGATTTGTCATAGGATCGCATCGCAAGCTGCGCAGGAAAGACATCCGCGAAGCCGGGTTGCAGGAGGTTCCCGGTATCGGCCCGGCGCGCAAGCGCGCGCTGCTGCATCATTTCGGGACCCTGAAGGAGATCGAGCGCGCCTCGGTTGCAGACCTCGGCAAGGTTCCGGGCATCAGCGCGGAAAGCGCCCGCAAAATCTTCGATTTTTTCCACGCCCGGCCGGGGTGA
- the pgsA gene encoding CDP-diacylglycerol--glycerol-3-phosphate 3-phosphatidyltransferase — translation MTTVTSQATARPMLSLPNILTFARIAAIPVVVGCVYAQSIMDGPLRLRWVALGVFAAAGLTDFLDGYYARIWDQQSAFGKMLDPIADKLLVASCLLMLAADGIIHGWTLWAAIVILCREILVSGLREYLAGLRVSVPVTKVAKWKTTVQLVAIGFLLAGEAGDLIFPFVTQIGLLLLWISAIFTIYTGWDYFRAGIHHVIKEDEK, via the coding sequence ATGACCACCGTAACCAGCCAGGCGACTGCGAGGCCTATGCTGTCGCTTCCGAATATTCTCACCTTTGCCCGGATTGCCGCGATCCCCGTGGTGGTGGGCTGCGTCTATGCGCAGTCGATCATGGACGGGCCGTTGCGGCTGCGCTGGGTGGCGCTGGGAGTGTTCGCCGCGGCCGGCCTCACCGATTTCCTCGACGGCTACTACGCCCGAATCTGGGATCAGCAGTCGGCCTTCGGCAAGATGCTCGATCCGATCGCCGACAAGCTCCTGGTTGCATCCTGCCTGCTGATGCTGGCGGCGGACGGCATCATCCATGGCTGGACATTGTGGGCGGCGATCGTGATCCTGTGCCGCGAGATTCTCGTGTCGGGACTGCGCGAATATCTGGCGGGATTGCGTGTCAGCGTGCCCGTGACCAAGGTCGCGAAGTGGAAAACCACGGTGCAACTGGTGGCGATCGGTTTCCTGCTGGCGGGCGAGGCCGGCGATCTGATATTTCCGTTCGTGACCCAGATCGGACTTCTGCTGTTGTGGATCTCCGCAATCTTCACCATCTATACCGGGTGGGACTATTTCCGCGCCGGCATCCACCACGTCATCAAGGAGGATGAAAAATGA
- the moaD gene encoding molybdopterin converting factor subunit 1, with the protein MKVLYFAWVRERVGKAEEALDPPPAVATVADLIAWLSQRGDEYAHAFDKPKVIRAAIDRMHVKQDTTIAGANEIAFFPPMTGG; encoded by the coding sequence ATGAAGGTGCTGTATTTCGCCTGGGTGCGCGAACGGGTCGGCAAGGCCGAGGAGGCGCTCGATCCGCCGCCGGCAGTCGCGACGGTTGCCGATCTGATCGCGTGGTTGTCGCAGCGAGGCGATGAATATGCCCATGCGTTCGACAAACCGAAGGTGATCCGCGCCGCAATCGACCGGATGCACGTCAAGCAGGATACGACGATCGCGGGTGCAAACGAGATTGCCTTCTTTCCGCCGATGACCGGCGGCTGA
- a CDS encoding molybdenum cofactor biosynthesis protein MoaE, whose protein sequence is MTVPVTIRLQEADFDVAHEVAALSRGNTDIGAVVSFSGICRGDEGGDAIAALMLEHYPGMAEAEIARHAEEALARWPLTGITIIHRYGRIVPGENIVLVVTASSHREAAFQGAEFLMDYLKTRAPFWKREEGASGSSWVDAHDRDDSAAARWAES, encoded by the coding sequence ATGACCGTTCCCGTCACCATTCGCCTACAGGAAGCGGACTTCGACGTCGCGCACGAAGTCGCGGCGCTGTCGCGCGGCAACACCGATATCGGTGCGGTCGTGAGTTTCAGCGGCATCTGCCGGGGCGACGAGGGCGGTGACGCGATCGCCGCGCTGATGCTGGAACATTATCCCGGTATGGCGGAGGCCGAGATCGCGCGTCATGCCGAGGAGGCGCTGGCGCGCTGGCCGCTCACCGGCATCACCATCATTCACCGGTACGGGCGGATCGTACCGGGCGAGAATATCGTTCTCGTGGTCACGGCATCGTCGCACCGCGAGGCGGCATTTCAGGGCGCGGAATTCCTGATGGACTATCTCAAGACGCGGGCGCCGTTCTGGAAACGCGAGGAGGGCGCCTCCGGATCCAGTTGGGTTGACGCCCATGATCGCGATGACTCCGCTGCGGCGCGCTGGGCCGAATCCTGA
- the prmB gene encoding 50S ribosomal protein L3 N(5)-glutamine methyltransferase: protein MAKTAARGGRSKVATRSSAKKRRPTRAPAKAANSSAARTAAPELATIFDYVRFAATRLKRARVTVAHGTSDPVAEAAFLVGEAMHLHPDEVEPLAARRVPKAAGRRILGWIEQRVATRKPAAYLVNRMYMRGLAFYVDERVIVPRSFIGELLDSHFGDDDVLRLRDPATVTRVLDLCTGSGCLAILAARAFPNATVDASDLSADALAVAARNVREHDLEDRIQLAQGDLFAAVGSKRYDLIISNPPYVDAKGMAGLPRECLAEPWMAFDGGADGIDLVRRIIDGAKTHLASGGGLLCEVGRCKPAIEKAYPRADLLWLDTEESEGEVFWIDAATLADFVSA, encoded by the coding sequence ATGGCGAAGACCGCCGCGCGCGGTGGACGATCGAAAGTCGCGACCCGTAGTTCAGCCAAAAAACGCCGGCCGACGCGGGCACCAGCCAAAGCTGCAAACTCCTCCGCCGCCAGAACCGCGGCTCCCGAACTCGCAACGATTTTCGACTATGTCCGCTTCGCAGCCACAAGGCTCAAGCGCGCGCGCGTTACGGTTGCCCACGGCACCAGCGATCCGGTGGCCGAGGCCGCCTTCCTGGTCGGCGAGGCCATGCACCTGCATCCGGACGAGGTCGAGCCGCTGGCCGCGCGGCGCGTGCCGAAGGCGGCCGGCCGGCGCATCCTCGGCTGGATCGAGCAGCGCGTCGCGACCCGCAAGCCCGCCGCCTATCTCGTCAACAGGATGTATATGCGCGGCCTGGCGTTCTACGTCGACGAACGTGTGATCGTGCCGCGCTCCTTCATTGGGGAGCTTCTGGACTCGCATTTCGGCGACGACGATGTGCTGCGTCTGCGCGATCCCGCAACCGTGACCCGCGTGCTCGATCTCTGCACCGGCTCGGGATGCCTTGCCATTCTGGCCGCGCGCGCGTTTCCGAATGCGACGGTCGATGCGAGCGACCTGTCGGCGGACGCGCTCGCGGTGGCCGCGCGCAATGTGCGCGAACACGACCTTGAGGATCGCATTCAACTCGCACAGGGCGACCTGTTCGCGGCCGTCGGGAGCAAGCGATACGATCTCATCATCTCGAACCCGCCCTATGTCGATGCGAAGGGCATGGCGGGCCTGCCGCGCGAGTGCCTTGCGGAGCCCTGGATGGCGTTCGACGGTGGTGCCGACGGCATCGATCTGGTGCGACGGATCATCGACGGCGCCAAAACTCATCTCGCGTCCGGTGGCGGGTTGTTGTGTGAGGTTGGCCGCTGCAAGCCGGCGATCGAGAAGGCTTATCCGCGCGCGGATCTGCTCTGGCTCGACACCGAGGAGTCCGAGGGCGAGGTGTTCTGGATCGATGCCGCGACGCTTGCGGATTTTGTGTCCGCGTGA
- a CDS encoding MATE family efflux transporter has translation MAALRLRFWPKSALSRDAWLGEFRATLTLGWPLVLTNLAQIALTTTDVIVLGRVGSSALAAGTLGVNLYLAILIFGIGIITATSPMMAEAFGRKLHMVRDVRRTFRQGLWSAVLIAVPSWLLLWHTDAILILFDQQPQLAADAQVFVRALQWGMLPTLGFIALRSFFAALERPLSAMMVTAAAILFNIVANWALVFGHLGLPALGLRGSGIATTLSNTFLFVGLALVASCGHKFRRYHLFGNWWRADWPRLVTLWRVGLPIGAALAFEITVFNAAVFLMGQFGAASIAAHAIAIQIASVSFMVPMGLAQTATVRVGRAYGAGDRDGVARAGWASFALAIAFMANTSVLMIAAPRWLIGAFIDVNDAANAEVIGLAASFLTCAAVFQIADGAQVVGAGMLRGLQDTRVPMIYAGLGYWGFGMSLSLLFAFKLGFRGIGIWIGLASGLAVVAVLMISRWIRRERLGLVPLKDMQYREA, from the coding sequence ATGGCCGCCCTGCGCCTTCGGTTCTGGCCAAAGAGCGCGCTGTCACGCGACGCCTGGCTCGGAGAATTCCGGGCCACGCTGACGCTCGGCTGGCCGCTGGTCCTCACCAACCTCGCGCAAATCGCGCTGACCACCACCGATGTGATCGTGCTGGGCCGCGTTGGTTCGTCTGCGCTGGCCGCCGGAACCCTTGGCGTCAATCTGTACCTCGCGATCCTGATTTTCGGCATTGGCATCATTACTGCGACGTCGCCGATGATGGCCGAAGCGTTCGGTCGCAAATTGCACATGGTGCGCGACGTGCGGCGGACGTTCCGGCAGGGGCTATGGAGCGCGGTGCTGATTGCGGTGCCGAGCTGGCTGCTGCTCTGGCATACAGATGCGATCCTCATTCTGTTCGATCAGCAACCGCAGCTTGCAGCGGACGCCCAGGTGTTCGTGCGTGCATTGCAGTGGGGTATGCTGCCGACGCTGGGTTTCATTGCACTGCGTTCGTTCTTCGCTGCGCTGGAGCGTCCGTTATCGGCGATGATGGTGACCGCAGCCGCGATCCTGTTCAATATCGTGGCGAACTGGGCGCTGGTGTTCGGTCATCTCGGTCTGCCTGCGCTGGGGCTCCGAGGGTCCGGCATTGCGACCACGTTGTCGAATACCTTCCTGTTCGTCGGGCTGGCGCTGGTGGCGAGCTGTGGCCATAAGTTTCGTCGCTATCATCTGTTCGGCAACTGGTGGCGCGCCGATTGGCCGCGTCTCGTCACGCTGTGGCGCGTCGGACTGCCGATCGGCGCTGCGCTCGCCTTCGAGATCACCGTGTTCAATGCCGCGGTGTTCCTGATGGGGCAGTTCGGCGCGGCCTCGATCGCGGCTCACGCCATTGCGATTCAGATCGCGTCGGTCTCCTTCATGGTGCCGATGGGACTGGCGCAGACCGCAACGGTGCGTGTCGGTCGCGCTTACGGCGCCGGAGACCGCGATGGGGTCGCCCGCGCCGGATGGGCGTCGTTTGCGCTGGCGATTGCTTTCATGGCCAACACCAGCGTGTTGATGATTGCCGCGCCGCGATGGTTGATCGGCGCATTCATCGACGTCAACGATGCGGCGAATGCCGAAGTGATCGGACTCGCGGCGTCGTTTCTGACCTGCGCGGCGGTGTTTCAGATTGCCGACGGTGCGCAGGTGGTCGGCGCCGGTATGCTGCGCGGCTTGCAGGATACCCGCGTGCCGATGATCTATGCCGGTCTTGGCTATTGGGGCTTCGGCATGTCGCTGAGCTTGCTGTTTGCCTTCAAACTGGGATTTCGGGGCATCGGCATCTGGATTGGCCTGGCGTCGGGCCTCGCGGTGGTGGCCGTCCTGATGATCTCGCGCTGGATCAGACGTGAGCGGCTCGGTCTGGTGCCTCTAAAGGACATGCAGTATCGCGAGGCCTAA
- a CDS encoding branched-chain amino acid aminotransferase, whose translation MGVSLDTIDGAMALKFDVQPTVNPTLATARAEKLANPGFGRVFTDHMAVVRYNQAKGWHGARVESRASFPLDPATAVLHYAQEIFEGLKAYKRDDGGVNLFRPDANARRFRNSAERMAMAPLPEPVFIEAIKQLVRVDRAWIPGGEGSLYLRPFMIANEVFLGVKPSAEYIFAVIASPVGSYFKGGPAPVSIWVSENYTRAAVGGTGTVKCGGNYAASLRAQAEAIDRGCDQVVFLDAIERRYIEELGGMNIFFVFDDGSLSTPPLGTILPGITRDSIITLAKESGTRVREEPYTIDQWRTDAASGKLKEAFACGTAAVISPIGKVCSAHGDFTINGGAAGPVAMGFRKKLVDIQYGRAADAHNWTRKVL comes from the coding sequence ATGGGAGTTTCGCTCGATACGATCGATGGTGCGATGGCGTTGAAATTCGACGTCCAGCCGACGGTCAATCCGACACTCGCGACTGCACGCGCAGAAAAGCTCGCCAACCCCGGTTTCGGCCGGGTGTTTACCGATCACATGGCCGTGGTGCGCTACAATCAGGCGAAGGGCTGGCACGGCGCGCGCGTCGAATCCCGCGCCAGCTTCCCGCTCGACCCTGCGACTGCCGTCCTGCACTACGCGCAGGAGATTTTCGAAGGCCTCAAGGCCTACAAGCGTGACGACGGCGGCGTGAACCTGTTCCGCCCCGACGCCAATGCGAGACGCTTCCGCAATTCGGCCGAGCGCATGGCGATGGCGCCGCTCCCCGAGCCCGTGTTCATCGAAGCCATCAAGCAGCTCGTGCGCGTCGACCGCGCCTGGATTCCGGGCGGTGAAGGCAGCCTGTACCTGCGGCCCTTCATGATCGCGAACGAGGTCTTCCTCGGCGTGAAGCCCTCGGCGGAGTACATCTTCGCCGTCATCGCCTCGCCGGTCGGCTCCTATTTCAAGGGCGGTCCCGCGCCGGTCTCGATCTGGGTGTCGGAAAACTACACGCGCGCGGCGGTCGGCGGCACCGGCACCGTCAAATGCGGCGGAAACTACGCCGCCAGCCTGCGCGCGCAGGCCGAAGCCATCGATCGCGGCTGCGATCAGGTGGTTTTCCTGGACGCGATCGAGCGCCGCTACATCGAGGAACTCGGCGGCATGAATATCTTCTTCGTGTTCGACGACGGTTCGCTCTCGACGCCGCCGCTCGGCACCATCCTGCCGGGCATCACCCGCGATTCGATCATCACGCTCGCAAAGGAGTCCGGTACGCGCGTGCGCGAGGAGCCCTATACAATCGACCAGTGGCGCACTGATGCCGCCAGCGGCAAGCTGAAAGAAGCCTTCGCCTGCGGCACCGCCGCTGTCATCTCGCCGATCGGCAAGGTGTGCTCGGCGCACGGCGATTTCACCATCAATGGCGGCGCCGCCGGTCCCGTCGCGATGGGCTTTCGCAAGAAGCTGGTCGACATCCAGTATGGCCGCGCGGCAGACGCGCACAACTGGACCCGCAAGGTGCTGTGA
- a CDS encoding MarR family winged helix-turn-helix transcriptional regulator: MTDINFSIPTVMVAAGPEASGRRPAETRWDIIELLFFAYRDFVGDPDHVLEKFGFGRAHHRVMHFVHRYPGLAVADLLDVLRITKQSLGRVLKQLLDEGYIVQKAGDADRRQRLLFATPKGEALVAQLAGLQTDRIMRALRGLDASGAEAVRKFLLGMIDHDDPDKVLEAILRVDGKMVKA, encoded by the coding sequence ATGACTGACATAAATTTCTCGATCCCAACCGTCATGGTTGCTGCCGGTCCGGAAGCATCGGGCAGGCGACCCGCGGAGACGCGATGGGACATCATCGAACTGCTGTTCTTCGCCTATCGCGATTTCGTCGGCGATCCCGATCATGTGCTGGAAAAATTCGGTTTCGGCCGCGCGCATCATCGCGTGATGCATTTCGTCCACCGTTATCCCGGCCTCGCGGTCGCGGATCTGCTCGACGTGCTGCGCATCACCAAGCAATCGCTGGGGCGGGTTCTCAAGCAGCTCCTCGATGAGGGCTATATCGTGCAGAAGGCCGGCGACGCCGACCGGCGCCAGCGCCTTCTTTTCGCCACCCCGAAAGGCGAGGCGCTAGTGGCGCAACTCGCGGGTCTGCAGACCGACCGCATCATGCGTGCGTTGCGAGGCCTCGACGCGTCCGGCGCCGAGGCGGTGCGCAAATTTCTGCTCGGGATGATCGACCACGACGATCCCGACAAGGTGCTGGAGGCGATCCTGCGGGTCGACGGCAAAATGGTGAAGGCATGA
- a CDS encoding response regulator transcription factor, giving the protein MTVTQTAGVVRPPVRPADDAPHLLLVDDDRRIRDLLSRFLVGEGYRVTTAMSARDARSKLLGLYFDLLILDIMMPGETGFDLARFIRVSSSVPIIMLTARHEAESRIEGLQIGADDYVAKPFEPRELVLRIGNILKRTMPLPTVRAGSIAFGPYVYHLERGELRQGDDVVHLTDREREMLRVLAATPGETVRRGELNGGGTVNERAVDVQINRLRRKIERDPANPLFLQAVRGVGYRLVAAP; this is encoded by the coding sequence ATGACGGTCACGCAAACGGCAGGAGTCGTGCGGCCGCCGGTGAGGCCGGCCGACGACGCCCCGCATCTGCTGCTGGTCGACGACGACCGGCGTATCCGCGATCTGCTGTCGCGCTTTCTGGTGGGGGAGGGGTACCGCGTCACCACCGCCATGAGCGCCAGGGACGCCCGCTCGAAACTGCTCGGGCTGTATTTCGATCTGTTGATCCTCGACATCATGATGCCCGGCGAAACCGGCTTCGATCTCGCCCGCTTCATCCGCGTCTCGTCCTCGGTGCCGATCATCATGCTGACGGCCCGGCACGAGGCCGAGAGCCGCATCGAGGGCCTGCAGATCGGCGCCGACGACTATGTCGCCAAGCCGTTCGAGCCGCGCGAACTGGTGCTGCGGATCGGGAACATCCTCAAGCGTACGATGCCGCTGCCGACGGTGCGAGCCGGATCGATCGCGTTCGGGCCTTACGTCTATCATCTGGAGCGCGGCGAGCTGCGGCAGGGCGACGACGTCGTTCATCTCACCGATCGCGAGCGCGAGATGCTGCGCGTGCTCGCCGCCACGCCCGGCGAGACGGTTCGCCGCGGCGAACTGAACGGCGGCGGCACCGTGAACGAGCGCGCCGTCGACGTGCAGATCAACCGGCTGCGGCGGAAGATCGAGCGCGATCCGGCCAATCCGCTGTTCCTCCAGGCGGTGCGCGGCGTCGGCTATCGCCTTGTCGCAGCGCCTTGA